aggtggcgctacaaagtattaacttaagggggctgaataattttgcacgcccaatttttcagtttttgatttgttaaaaaagtttgaaatatccaataaatgtcgttccacttcatgattgtgtcccacttgttgattcttcacaaaaaaatacagttttatatctttatgtttgaagcctgaaatgtggcaaaaggtcgcaaagttcaagggggccgaatactttcgcaaggcactgtatatcgtAGGCTTATATACCTGTCTATACCCCATGTGAGCTAACAACAGGACACACACATCTACTCACAGAAACTAGCATCTAGAACAACACCACACATGGCCCTTCTAACCTCTGTCTCCTTGAGACCTCACCTGTACCTGGCTGTGTCGGTCTCCTGGCCAACCCTGCACCACACTGACTCACTTGCCACAATGAAAGGCTAGAGAGTTTGCCTCTTATGTCTCCATTTAATCCACCCTTTACCAAGTCATGAAGTGAAATGTCTGTAGTGGTACAAACAGCTAGGCCTTCAGTTGTGTAGTCAGGGGTCTCTCCCACATAGGGACTTTGTACAGTGTATGGTTCGAGTTTTACACAGAGTGAGGGTATGGTTCCAGTATATGGTGAAAGGATGGAACATACTTCTCAAACGCACTAAGATCCCAGTCCTAAATGAGTAAATGTCCAGGGTTATAATAGTCAACTAGGCCGAATAGAACCGCAGCCGGCTGGGGCATAGATCATTCATCAAAATGAAATGGAAAGAACTGGGATGATATTTCAACATTGTGCAGTGGATAGTCTAAAATACTCCCTCAATTAGGTTTATTTTTCCTGCCACATCCTTTATAGGGTTCATTTATGAGGGGGATTTTGCTGTGTAAAATAGGCTATTAGGCTATTCTTCTTCACTGGCGTCTCATGTTAGCATACAGTGTTGTTGTGGCGTCTCGTattagcctacagtgttgttgtggcgtctcgtataagcctacagtgttgttgtggcgtcttgtataagcctacagtgttgttgttCCGTCTCGTataagcctacagtgttgttgtggcgtctcgtataagcctacagtgttgttgttCCGTCTCGTataagcctacagtgttgttgttCCGTCTCGTataagcctacagtgttgttgtggcGTCACGTATAAGCGTGTTGTTGTTCTCTCGTataagcctacagtgttgttgtggcGTCTCGTATAAGCCTACGTGTTGCCTCGTACAGTGTTGTTGTGGCGTCTCGTATAAAcctacagtgttgttgtggcgtctcgtataagcctacagtgttgttgtggcgtctcgtataagcctacagtgttgttgttCCGTCTCGTCTCGTataagcctacagtgttgttgtggcgtctcgtcctacagtgttgttgttataagcctacagtgttgttgtggcTCGTATAAGCTCGTGTTGTTGTGGCGTCTCGTAAAAAcctacagtgttgttgtggcctacagtgttgttgtggcgtctcgtataagcctacagtgttgttgtggcgtctcgtataaacctacagtgttgttgtggcgtctcgtataagcctacagtgttgttgtggtataagcctacagtgttgttgtggcgtctcgtataagcctacagtgttgttgtggcgtctcgtataagcctacagtgttgttgtggcGTCTCGTATAAACCTACAGTGTTGTTGTGCCGTCTCGTataagcctacagtgttgttgtggcgtctcgtataagcctacagtgttgttgtggcgtctcgtataaacctacagtgttgttgtggcgtctcgtaacctacagtgttgttgtggcgtctcgtataagcctacagtgttgttgtggcgtctcgtataagcctacagtgttgttgtggcgtctcgtataagcctacagtgttgttgtgcCGTCTCGTataagcctacagtgttgttgtggcgtctcgtataaacctacagtgttgttgtggcgtctcgtataagcctacagtgttgttgtggcgtctcctacagtgttgttgtggcgtctcgtaaaacctacagtgttgttgtggcgtctcgtataagcctacagtgttgttgttCCTCGTataagcctacagtgttgttgtggcgtctcgtataagcctacagtgttgttgttCCGTCTCGTataagcctacagtgttgttgtggcgtctcgtataaacctacagtgttgttgtggcgtctcgtataaacctacagtgttgttgtggcgtctcgtataagcctacagtgttgttgtggcgtctcgtctcagtgttgttgtggcgtctcgtaaacctacagtgttgttgtggcgtctcgtataaacctacagtgttgttgtggcgtctcgtataaacctacagtgttgttgtggcGTCTCGTATAAACCTACAGTGTTGTTGTGCGTCTCGTATAAAcctacagtgttgttgtggcgtctcgtataagcctacagtgttgttgtggcgtctcgtataagcctacagtgttgttgtggcgtctcgtataagtgttgttgtggcgtctcgtacagtgttgttgtggcgtctcgtataagcctacagtgttgttgtggTATAAGCCTAGTGTTGTTGTGGCTCGTataagcctacagtgttgttgtggcgtctcgtataagcctacagtgttgttgttCCGTCTCGTATAAGCCGTATAAACCTACAGTGTTGTTGTATAAGCGTCTGTTGTTGTGGCGTCTCGTAAAAcctacagtgttgttgtggcGTCTCGTATAAACCTACAGTGTTGTTGTATGCGTTGTataagcctacagtgttgttgtaTAAGCCTAcaagcctacagtgttgttgtgtataagcctacagtgttgttgtggcgtctcgtataaacctacagtgttgttgtggcgtctcgtataagcctacagtgttgttgtggcgtctcgtataaacctacagtgttgttgtggcgtctcgtataaacctacagtgttgttgtggcgtctcgtataagcctacagtgttgttgtggtataagcctacagtgttgttgtggcTCGTATAAAcctacagtgttgttgtggcgtctcgtataagcctacagtgttgttgtggcgtctcgtataagcctacagtgttgttgtggcGTCTCGTCTCGTGTAAAcctacagtgttgttgtggcgtctcgtataagcctacagtgttgttgtggcgtctcgtataaacctacagtgttgttgtggcgtctcgtataaacctacagtgttgttgtggcgtctaagcctacagtgttgttgtggcgtctcgtataagcctacagtgttgttgtggcgtctcgtataaacctacagtgttgttgtggcgtctcgtataagcctacagtgttgttgtggcgtctcgtataaacctagtgttgttgtggcgtctcgtataagcctacagtgttgttgtggcgtctcgtataagcctacagtgttgttgtggcGTATAAGCTACGTGTTGTTGTGGCGTCTCGTAAACCTACAGTGTTGTTGTTCAGTGTTGTTGTGGCGTCTCGTATAAAcctacagtgttgttgtggcgtctcgtataaacctacagtgttgttgtggcgtctcgtataagcctacagtgttgttgtggcgtctcgtataagcctacagtgttgttgtggcgtctcgtataagcctacagtgttgttgtggcgtctcgtataaacctacagtgttgttgtgttgttgtggcgtCTCGTATAAGCCTAGTGTTGTTGTTCCGTCTCGTAGTGTTGTTGTGGCGTCTCGTataagcctacagtgttgttgtggcgtctcgtataagcctacagtgttgttgtggcGTCTCGTATAAACCTACAGTGTTGTTGTTCCGTCTCGTataagcctacagtgttgttgtggcgtctcgtataaacctacagtgttgttgtggcgtctcgtataagcctacagtgttgttgtggcgtctcgtataagcctacagtgttgttgtggcgtctcgtataaacctacagtgttgttgtggcgtctcgtataaacctacagtgttgttgtggcgtctcgtataagcctacagtgttgttgtggcgtctcgtataaacctacagtgttgttgtggcgtctcgtataaacctacagtgttgttgtggcgtctcgtataagcctacagtgttgttgtggcgtctcgtataaacctacagtgttgttgtggcgtctcgtataaacctacagtgttgtgttgttgtgttgttgtggcgtctcgtataaacctacagtgttgttgtggcgtctcgtataagcctacagtgttgttgtggcGTCTCGTATAAACCTACAGTGTTGTTGTGCGTCTCGTATAAACCTACAGTGTTGTTGTGTGCGTCTCGTATAAAcctacagtgttgttgtggcgtctcgtataaacctacagtgttgttgtggcgtctcgtataaacctacagtgttgttgtggcgtctcgtataaacctacagtgttgttgtggcgtctcgtataaacctacagtgttgttgtggcgtctcgtataaacctacagtgttgttgtggcGTCTCGTATAAACCTAGTGTTGTTGTGGCGTCTCGTATAAACCTACCGTGTTGTTGTGGCGTCTCGTATAAAcctacagtgttgttgtggcgtctcgtataaacctacagtgttgttgtggcgtataaacctacagtgttgttgtggcgtctcgtataaacctacagtgttgttgtggcgtctcgtataaacctacagtgttgttgtggcgtctcgtataaacctacagtgttgttgtggcgtctcgtataaacctacagtgttgttgtggcGTCTCGTATAAACCTACAGTGTTGTTGTGCGTCTCGTATAAAcctacagtgttgttgtggcgtctcgtataaacctacagtgttgttgtggcgtctcgtataaacctacagtgttgttgtggcgtctcgtataaacctacagtgttgttgtggcgtctcgtataaacctacagtgttgttgtggcgtctcgtataaacctacagtgttgttgtggcgtctcgtataaacctacagtgttgttgtggcgtctcgtataaacctacagtgttgttgtggcGTCTCGTATAAACCTACAGTGTTGTTGCATTGATGCCATATCAATGGAACAAAATAACACTTTACTCGGATCTTTGGCTTTATTAACAACTAGCTTCTTGATTAAAAAACATCTACAGCATAGCATATAGGCTAGGTCAGTTGATTTGCTGCGATAGGCCAATTTCAAAATATTAGGCTAAATAGAAATCAATGTATCACGAATTATATCATAGCTAATGATTTTTCTTACACGACTTTATCTCCCTTTCTATTATGTAAAATGTATTGTTGGATACAACGTATCTGGAGAAAGAGACCCAGCTGCGTGGTCGCCTCAATAAGACAAGGATGGAATACAACCATCACCTGCACAGGGCCAAACCCCAAGAATAACGCTGTCGAGTTGCAATTTTCCAACAGTCCGCAACTaagagacagacatatggacCACAATAAAATATTATCACCTACCTTATGAGAAATTAAATGGCTTTTCAACAGAAAGTCCAACTCCTCTTTTAAAAAAACTATTCGGCAGGATCTTTATTGCTTATTGCTTTCCTTCCAATTTTTTTTTACCGCACTGAACAACCGCCTCCTCTTATAACTCAGTGCGCATCTCTCTGTTGTCTGGGAACCGTGACGTCACCCCGATGGTGGCGCGAGGGGTTTGCATAGAAAAACCATGTTCGAAAGGACATTAACCGCGTTTCACTGGTTGGCTGTGGTGAATATCGTTGTTTACACGGACCAATCAGAGCGAAGAGCGGTGAGAGTCTGGTGAATGAGATTCATCGAAATTGAAGACTACTGACCATCTGACTTGATTGGTCATtaattatatacatcacagaaagATGTGACGAGTTACACAGAAATAGGACATTTGAATGAGTCTTATCAGTTGAGCAAGCAATATTTATCCATATATAGTGTCTTCGATGAGATTGGTTAATATATTGTTTTATCATAAGATATATTGGCTAACTGTAGAAAAATGACAATTGGACTAATACAGTCTACTTTACTTGCTTATAAAAGTCCTAAAAAACACAGCCGTGAAATTGTGTTTATATTTATACTACTTCATAAATAGATTAAAGATAAAACTAGTGTTTCATAGGCTAACACGTCATAGGCCCTGACATGGCCCTCGCACACATAACACTATATCTACAAATCAAATCATTTTATAATAGGTTTAATGTAATGAACAACAGAGTAGCCAAGCCCCGAGCGTCGGCCACAGTACATTTCCATGACAGATGCAACTCCTTCTTCTCACCAGCAGAGGTCAGTGTCACTCAGCTGTGTGACTGAGGTGTGACAAAAAAGACATGGAGCAGCACAAGCGCTCTATCTCCAATGTCCCTAGCGTCGAACtgtcacgcacgcacgcacgcacgcacgcacgcacacacacacacacacacacacacacacacacacacacacacacacacacacactggtaggAGACAGGATGGTGAAACACAGTCGCAttccatgtggcacagacagagAGCTATGTGACATATGGCAGCTGTAAAAGGCAATAGCAAATTATAGCAGGCCCAGAGAGACCACAGCCCCTTTCCCCTAGCACTATCTTTATTCTAGCTCCTAGCCCATAAACCCCAGCCCAGGCGTAACCCTAGCTCTACTCTAGACCCTAATCCCCTAACCCTATCTCTACTCTAGACCCTAATCCCCTAACGCTATCTCTACTCTAggccccaacccctaaccctatctCTACTCTAGGCCCCAACCCCTAACGCTATCTCTACTCTAGACCCTAATCCCCTAACCCTATCTCTACTCTAGATCCTAATCACCTAACCCTATCTCTActctagaccctaacccctaacactatcTCTACTCTAGCCTCTAGCCCCTAACACTATCTCTACTCTAGCCTCTagcccctaacctctaacccctaacactatctctactctaacctctaacccctaacactatctctactctagaccctaacccctaacccctaaccctatctCTATTCTAGACTCTagcccctaacctctaacctctaacccctaacactaTCGCTACTCCAGCCCGTAACCCCTAACCCTATCTCTACTCTAACCTCTAAACCCTTAACACTATCTCAactctaaaccctaacccctaacactatcTCTACTCTAGACCCTAACGCCTAaccctatctctactctagcctctagcccctaacctctaacccctaacactagcTCTACTCaagcccctaacccctaacactatctctactctagcccctaacccctaacactatcTATACTCTAGCCCGTAACCCCTAACCCTATCTCTACTCGAGAACCCAACACCTATCACTATCTATACTCTTGCCAGTAACCACTAACACTATCTCTACTCTAGCCTCTAGCCCCTAACTTCTAACCCCTAACACTATCGCTACTCTAGACCCTAACCCCATCTCTACTTTAGCCCCTAACCCCTCGCACTGTCTTTACTCTAgatcctaacccctaacactatcTCTACTTtagcccctaacccctaacactatcTCTGCTCTAGaccttaacccctaacactatctctactctagaccctaaccactaacactatctctactctagcccctaacccctaacactatcTCTACTCTAGCCGATAGCTCCTAGAACTATCCCTACTCTAGCCCATATCTCCTAGAACCATCTCTACTCTAGCCCATAGCCCCTAGAACCATCTCTACTCTTGCCCATAGCTCCTAGAACCATCTCTACTCTAGCCCATAGCTCCTAGAACTATCTCTGCTCTAGCCCATAGCTCCTAGAACCATCTCTACTCTAGCCCATAGCTCCTAGAactatctctactctagcccaTAGCTCCTAGAACCATCTCTACTCTAGCCCATAGCTCCTAGAACTATCCCTACTCTAGCCCATAGCTCCTAGAACCATCTCTACTCTAGCCCATAGCTCCTAGAACCATCTCTACTCTAGCCCATAGCTCCTAGAACCATCTCTACTCTAGCCCATAGCTCCCAGAACCATCTCTACTCTAGCCCATAGCTCCTAGAACCATCTCTACTCTAGCCCATAGCTCCTAGAACCATCTCTACTCTAGCCCATAGCTCCTAGAACTATCCCTACTCTAGCCCATAGCTCCTAGAACCATCTCTACTCTAGCCCATAGCTCCTAGAACCATCTCTACTCTAGCCCATAGCTCCTAGAACCATCTCTACTCTAGCCCATAGCTCCCAGAACCATCTCTACTCTAGCCCATAGCTCCTAGAACCATCTCTACTCTAGCCCATAGCTCCTAGAACCATCTCTACTCTAGCCCATAGCTCCTAGAACCATCTCTACTCTAGCCCATAGCTCCTAGAACCATCTCTACTCTAGCCCATAGCTCCCAGAACCATCTCTACTCTAGCCCATAGCTCCTAGAACCATCTCTACTCTAGCCCATAGCTCCTATAactatctctactctagcccaTAGCTCCTAGAACTATCTCTGCTCTAGCCCATAGCTCCTAGAACCATCTCTACTCTAGCCCATAGCTCCTAGaactatctctactctagctcaTAGCTCCTAGAACCATCTCTACTCTAGCCCATAGCTCCTAGAACTATCCCTACTCTAGCCCATAGCTCCTAGAACCATCTCTACTCTAGCCCATAGCTCCTAGAACCATCTCTACTCTAGCCCATAGCTCCTAGAACCATCTCTACTCTAGCCCATAGCTCCCAGAACCATCTCTACTCTAGCCCATAGCTCCTAGAACCATCTCTACTCTAGCCCATAGCTCCTAGAACTATCCCTACTCTAGCCCATAGCTCCTAGAactatctctactctagcccaTAGCTCCTAGAactatctctactctagcccaTAGCTCCTAGAACCATCTATTCTCTAGCCCATAGCTCCTTGAACCATCTCTACTCTAGCCCATAGCTCCTAGAACCATCTCTACTCTAGCCCATAGCTCCTAGAACCATCTCTACTCTAGCCCATAGCTCCTAGAACCATCTCTACTCTAGCCCATAGCTCCTAGAACCATCTCTACTCTAGCCCATAGCTCCTAGAACCATCTCTACTCTAGCCCATAGCTCCTAGAACCATCTCTACTCTAGCCTATAGCTCCTAGAACCATCTCTACTCTAGCCCATATCTCCTAGAactatctctactctagcccaTAGCTCCTAGAactatctctactctagcccaTAGCTCCTAGAactatctctactctagcccaTAGCTCCTAGAACCATCTCTACTCTAGCCCATAGCTCCTAAAACCATCTCTACTCTAGCCCATAGCTCCTAGAACCATCTCTACTCTAGCCCATAGCTCCTAGAACCATCTCTACTCTAGCCCATAGCTCCTAGaactatctctactctagctcctagaactatctctactctagcccaTAGCTCCTAGaactatctctactctagctcctagAACCATCTCTACTCTAGCCCATAGCTCCTCGaactatctctactctagctcctagAACTATCTCTAATCTAGCCCATAGCTTCTAGAaccatctctactctagctcctagAACCATCTCTACTCTAGCCCATAGCTCCTAGAactatctctactctagcccaTAACTCCTAGAACTATTTCTACTCTAGCCCATAGCTCCTAGaactatctctactctagctcctagAACCATCTCTACTCTAGCCCATAGCTCCTAGAactatctctactctagcccaTAGCTCCTAGaactatctctactctagctcctagaactatctctactctagcccaTAGCTCCTAGaactatctctactctagctcctagAACTATCTCTAATCTAGCCCATAGCTCCTAGaactatctctactctagctcctagaactatctctactctagcccaTAGCTCCTAGAactatctctactctagcccaTAGCTCCTAGAACTATCTCTACTCTACCTCCTAGAactatctctactctagcccaTAGCTCCTAGaactatctctactctagctcctagAACTATCTCTAATCTAGCCCATAGCTCCTAGaactatctctactctagctcctagaactatctctactctagcccaTAGCTCCTAGaactatctctactctagctcctagaactatctctactctagcccaTAGCTCCTAGaactatctctactctagctcctagaactatctctactctagcccaTAGCTCCTAGaactatctctactctagctcctagAACTATCTCTAATCTAGCCCATAGCTCCTAGAactatctctactctagcccaTAGCTTCTAGaactatctctactctagctcctagaactatctctactctagctcctagaactatctctactctagctttgccccggtgatgtgttgtgcagacctcactaccctctggagagccttatggttgtgggcggagcagttgccgtaccatgcGGTGATACagaccgacaggatgctctcggttgtgcaactaatgacacctgcctctgattgagaaccatactaggccaaaacatagaaatcccaaatcatagaaaatcaaacatagactgcccacccaactcatgccctgaccatactaaataaatacaaaacaaaggaaataaaggtcagaacgtgacagtacccccaaaggtgcggactccggccgcaaaaccttaacctataggggagggtctgggtgggcgtctgtccgcggtggcagctctggcgcgggacgcggaccccacttcaccattgtcttagtccgccccattgtccgcctccgtggcttcctAACCATGGCAACTCTTCTcaatggacagaggggcagctcgggacagaggggcggcagctcgggacagatgggcggcagctcgggacagaggggtggaagctcgggacagagggtcggaagctcgggacagaggggcggaagctctggtgcctctgggctgaggggcggaagctcgagacagaggggcggaagctctggtgcctctgggctgaggggctctggcgcctctgggctgaggggctctggcgcctcagactccggcagcagcaccggacaggcgggagactccggcagcagcgccggactggcgggagactccggcagcagcgccggacaggcgggagaactgcagggaagagacagagagactggctGGGGAGaacttcaggaggcttggtgttaggaggaggcacctgaaggaccgggctgtgtgggagcactggagctctgatgcgcaaccttggcaccacttccccaggctggacaactactctagcccggaccctccagagcgcaggcacaggttgaaccgggctgtgggtaagcacgggagatctagtgcttactacatgcacctctcccttaggctccactcccacatttgcccggcacgagcggagcgcaggcagaggacgcacaggcaccatacgccctggctcgatGCCCGCACTCGCATGACACTCTCGCGGGGCTGCCCTATAGGCTATGGGCACGTACTGGccacaccgtgcgcttaaccgcataacacggtgcctgaccagtaacgcgctgcttataataagcacgagtagtgagctcaggtctgctacctggcttagctccacacctcgtgtgccccccccccaaaaaacatttttaGGCTGCCTCTcctacctgtcgcactgccgtgctgcctcctcatatcgccgccgctcagctttcgctgcctccagctctgctttggggcggcgatattccccagcctgtgcccagggtccctctccgttcagtatctcctcccatgttcaggagtcctgtgatgctggccgctgttgttgctgctgctgctgtcgtcgctgtcttttaccacgccgcttggtccttgattggtgggtgattctgtcacggtcgtcattagtttattgtttttgttactcttttgtatagtgttgcagtgttcagtgttctctttattaaacttcactatgaacacataccacgccgcatattggtcctctgatccttctcgcctctcctcttcagatgaagaggaggaagaccgtgacaataccctacattactcatctcatatgtatatactgtactctataccatctactgcatcttgcctatgccgttctgtaccatcactcattcatatatctttatgtacatattatttatccctttacacttgtgtgtataaggtagtagttgtggaattgttaggttagattactcgttggttattactgcattgtcggaactagaagcacaagcatttcgctacactcacattaacatctgctaaccatgtgtatgtgacaaatacattttgatttagcTCCGAGTTCCGAGTCCCATCTCTACTCTAGTCCCTAGCCCCATCTCTACTCTAGCCCCTAGCCCCATCTCTACTCTAGCCCCTAGTCCCATCTCTAGTCTAGCCCCTAGCCCCATGTCTACTCTAGCCCCTAGCCCCATCTCTACTCTAGCCCCATCTCTACTCTAGCCTCTAGTCCCATCTCTACTCTAGCCCCTAGCCCAATCTCTACTCTAGCCCCTAGCCCAATCTCTACTCTAGCCCCTAGCCCCATGTCTACTCTAGCCCCTAGCCCCATCTCTACTCTAGCCCCATCTCTACTCTAGCCCCTAGCTCCATCCATCTCTACTCTAGCCCCTAGCCCCATCCCTACTCTAGCCCCTAGCCCCATGTCTACTCTAGCCCCTAGCCCCATCTCTACTCTAGCCCCATGTCTACTCTAGCCCCTAGTCCCATCTCTACTCTAGCCCCATCTCTACTCTAGCCCCATCTCTACTCTAGCCCCTAGCCCCATCCCTACTCTAGCCCCATGTCTAGCCCCTAGCCCCATCTCTACTCTAGCCCCATCTCTACTCTAGCCCCATCTCTACTCTAGCCCCTAGCCCCATCTCTACTCTAGCCCCTAGCCCCATCTCTACTCTAGCCCCTAGCCCCATCTCTACTCTAGCCCCTAGCCCCATCTCTACTCTAGCCCCTAGCCCCATCCCTACTCTAGCCCCTAGCCCCATCTCTACTCTAGCCCCTAGCCCCATCTCTACTCTAGCCCCTAGCCCCATCTCTACTCTAGCCCCATCTCTACTCTAGCCCCATCTCTACTCTAGCCCCATCTCTACTCTAGCCCCATCTCTACTCTAGCCCCTAGCCCCATATCTACTCTAGCCCCTAGCCCCATCTCTACTCTAGCCCCTAGCCCCATCTCTACTCTAGCCCCATCTCTACTCTAGCCCCATCTTTACTCTAGCCCCATCTCTACTCTAGCCCCTGCTGTCTTTGGTCCATACACAGGTGTTCTAATCCAAAGCCATAAATAGCAGATTCACTAGATAACAGGTGGAGTCATCTGCACCGGAGGTGAACACGTAATGAAATACTTAATGACAGAAGTGACATTGTAGTCCATGAAACACCATGACCCTCACCAGATCAACCCACATGACAAACTGTATGAGGCATTAGAGAACGTTAGAACATTACTGAAGCAATCAACCCTTTGGCATGCTATTTCGTTTGTTCTTATTTCATCTGCGAGGGCCACATGTTCTTTCATGATAGTCAAACATCAACGGCCTACATATTGTATACTGAACAAC
This window of the Oncorhynchus keta strain PuntledgeMale-10-30-2019 chromosome 4, Oket_V2, whole genome shotgun sequence genome carries:
- the LOC127929815 gene encoding translation initiation factor IF-2-like, with amino-acid sequence MRRQHGSATVLPPVRRCCRSLPPVRRCCRSLPPVRCCCRSLRRQSPSAQRRQSPSAQRHQSFRPSVSSFRPSAQRHQSFRPSVPSFRPSVPSFHPSVPSCRPSVPSCRPSVPSCPSVH